One genomic region from Quercus robur chromosome 4, dhQueRobu3.1, whole genome shotgun sequence encodes:
- the LOC126720709 gene encoding RING-H2 finger protein ATL78-like has product MSDSKLTPTQLFQDFLGDFYSRRLLYHNPLNQAPATASPPVPGYSHESSESYPVDNSFDTNVIMVLSVLLCALICSLGFNSIIRYALRCSRLVASDSGGHSAARTANTGVRKKALKTFPTVSYSAELNLPGLDTECVICLSDFTPGERVRLLPKCHHGFHVRCIDKWLSSHSSCPKCRHFLIETCEKIVGCSQASSSEPPPPVHESTVSITPLEPEGLICNYRGLT; this is encoded by the coding sequence ATGTCTGATTCTAAACTCACACCTACTCAGCTCTTCCAAGACTTTTTGGGAGATTTCTATTCAAGAAGACTGCTCTATCACAACCCTCTTAACCAAGCACCAGCTACAGCATCTCCTCCAGTCCCTGGATATAGCCATGAGTCATCAGAAAGCTACCCTGTTGACAACAGCTTTGATACAAATGTTATTATGGTCCTCTCTGTTCTTTTATGTGCCTTGATTTGCTCCCTTGGCTTTAATTCTATCATTAGGTATGCCTTGAGGTGCTCAAGGTTAGTAGCTTCTGATTCAGGTGGACACTCCGCAGCTAGGACAGCCAATACTGGGGTCAGGAAAAAGGCCCTCAAGACTTTCCCAACAGTTAGTTACTCAGCAGAGCTGAACCTGCCAGGATTGGACACCGAGTGTGTGATATGCCTATCAGATTTCACACCCGGTGAGCGTGTTCGCCTTCTACCAAAGTGCCACCATGGATTCCATGTCCGGTGCATCGACAAGTGGCTAAGCTCACACTCATCATGCCCAAAATGCAGGCACTTCCTGATTGAGACCTGCGAAAAGATCGTCGGCTGCAGCCAGGCTAGCTCATCAGAACCACCTCCACCAGTGCATGAAAGCACTGTAAGCATTACACCACTGGAACCGGAAGGTTTGATATGTAATTATAGGGGACTTACATAG